The following coding sequences lie in one Streptomyces sp. NBC_00510 genomic window:
- a CDS encoding GntR family transcriptional regulator encodes MRERSTAAAVVRVTRPAPLRQAVYEALIDLIVNGTLRPGQHLVEAELADHLGVSRQPVREALQRLQTDGWVDLRPAQGAFVHSPTQEEATQLLSVRAVLETHSAHGAALHATDADVARLWELQDAGIAALAADDARGIVEANAALHGFITELSRNQVLGELILQVDRRVRWYYMPIARPRGRDAWNEHATIIEAIALGDAERSEELMRRHTRNTTDFYCRQIAAAVDAGRA; translated from the coding sequence TGCGCCAGGCCGTCTACGAGGCCCTGATCGACCTGATCGTCAACGGCACCCTCAGACCGGGCCAGCACCTGGTCGAGGCCGAACTCGCCGACCACCTCGGCGTCAGCCGCCAGCCGGTGCGCGAGGCCCTGCAACGTCTGCAGACCGACGGCTGGGTCGATCTGCGCCCCGCCCAGGGCGCCTTCGTCCACTCCCCCACGCAGGAGGAGGCCACCCAGCTCCTCAGCGTCCGCGCCGTACTGGAGACCCACTCCGCGCACGGCGCCGCGCTGCACGCCACGGACGCGGACGTGGCCCGGCTGTGGGAACTGCAGGACGCTGGCATCGCCGCCCTGGCGGCGGACGACGCCCGCGGCATCGTCGAGGCCAACGCCGCACTGCACGGCTTCATCACCGAACTGTCCCGCAACCAGGTCCTCGGCGAGCTGATCCTCCAGGTCGACCGGAGGGTGCGCTGGTACTACATGCCCATCGCCCGGCCCCGCGGCCGGGACGCCTGGAACGAGCACGCCACCATCATCGAGGCCATCGCCCTGGGCGACGCGGAGCGTTCCGAGGAACTGATGCGCCGCCACACCCGGAACACCACCGACTTCTACTGCCGGCAGATCGCCGCCGCCGTCGATGCCGGGAGAGCGTGA